TTATTCTGTCTCTTGCACTGAATGCAGGATCTTTTGCTCCTTGCCCGTTGAAAAAGTTTTCCTCTTTCAACAATTCCATAAAAACTCGTTGTGTTTCGGTATTCCATTTTTGCCCTGCAAAATGAGTGTTCAATAACTCAATTTCCGGTATCATTTTAGCCGGAGTTCTCGGAGATGTAGTAACGAAAATCACTTTGCTGTCAATTCTGGCCATAAGAAGCTGATTCTTCTTCTAATATTAGTTTGGGTTCTCGTTTTAATGCTTCATTGCCATAGTTGGAAATAAGTATATGACTTGCTTCTGCTTTAAATATATTCTTAATGTTTACAGCATATGATTTTCCATATTCGTCCACAATCATATCTCCGTATAATTTTTCGGTTAGCGGTGTTCGTCCAATAACCATTAATGCTTTGCAGTTTAATTCTTTGTAAGCATTGGCTAATTCGGTGTGGTTTTTTTCGTTGAAACCATCTTTGTATTCTATATTTCCATAGTCCGAAAATACACAGTCATAAGGCGGGTCTAAAAACATAAAATCATCTTCTCTTGCCATTTCAAAAATGGCTTTATAGTCAAAGTTATATATTTCCGTATTGGCGAGTAATTGATTGTGGTTTTTTGTTACTAATGATGTATTCAAATTTTTATAACGTCCATAAGGTACATTGAACTCACCTTTGGAATTGTAGCGTACCATTCCCGAATACGCAGTTTTGTTAATAAAGAAATATAATAGAGCATCAGAGTATTTTTTTTCAACCAAATCATTAAACATATCTCTAATTTGGTAGTAAAGTGTTTCGTTTTCGTCAGGAACTCTTTCAGTTGGTGTTTTGGCTTTTAGTTCTTCAAATTTTTTACGGTTGGTTTTGTAAGTTTTTTCAATTTCAAAAAGTTCTTTTTTTAATGTTTTAAAGTCTGATTTCACGTCTTTATAAAAATCCATCAGTTTGGAATTGATATCATTGATGATTGCCTTCTTGGGTCCTAAGTGAAAAAATAAGGCTCCACCACCAAAAAATGGCGCAATATATCTGCCATTGAAATCAGGAATATGTTTTTCTATGTATGGGATTTCTTTTGATTTTCCGCCTCTGTATTTGACTAGTGGCTTCATGCTTTTGTTTTTTGGCGTTTGTAATATGTAATATTTTCGGCAACTACATTTAAGATTTGTGTTGCTTCATCTTCGTCAGCAATTAGGTCATAAACTTTGTCTGCCGACCACAATCGTAAAAGTTCTTTGGTGTCTGTCTGCAATAACTCCGCAAGAGTTGCTACTTGTTTACGTTTTGCTCGTCTGTCGCCTTTCTCGATTTTGCAATAGGTCGCTGTGTCGATTTCCAATACGGAAGCCAACTGTCTTTGAGGGATTTTTTGTTTCTCCCGAAGGGTTTTGAGTCTGTTACCAAATATTGTTGACATAACTCTGTCTTGACGTTATTTGGCAAATTTAGGAATTAATTTTGATTTTGGAAATATTTCGTCTGTACGTTTTTAGGTCTTGTACAACATTCATATATAGGAAAAGAAGTGGAATTTTATGTACTAACTTTTCGATTTATTACTAACTATAAATGTACAAAACGTATTCTGATTTAAGGATTTAAATCGTTATTTTTATAGCATCCATGTAAAAATAGTGCCTTAAGTTTGAGGTAAAGAAATAACATTATTTACTTATTACCCGTACGGTTTCTTTAACTTGTTGAGCAATTTTTCTGGCTTCGTTTACATCTTCATTTACAGTAGTAACATGTCCCATTTTACGAAAAGGTTTTGTGATTTTTTTTCCGTAAATATGCGGAGTAACTCCTTCCATAGCTAAAATGGTTTCTATATTTTCATAAATGACTTCTCCCGTATATCCTTCTTCACCTACCAAATTTACCATAACTCCGGCTACTTTACTGGCAGTATTCCCCAAAGGCAAATTCAAAATACTGCGTAAGTGCTGTTCAAATTGGCTGGTATAACCGGCTTCTATACTATAATGTCCGGAATTATGTGTCCTTGGAGCAACTTCGTTGACAACTATTTTATTTTCGTGAGTTTGGAACATCTCTACGGCCAATAAACCAACAAAATCAAAAGCATCTGCAACTTTCAATGCTATTTTCTGGGCTTCTTTTGCAATGGTAGCATCAATCCTTGCCGGACAAATAACATATTCTACCTGGTTTGCTTCCGGATGAAATTCCATTTCCACCACAGGATATGTTTTTGTTTCACCATTCAAATTTCTTGCTATGATAACAGCCAATTCATTTTTAAACGGAACCAATTCTTCTGCAATACATGCCACATTTGGCAAACGTTCCAAATCAGCATGATTGCGAATCACTTTTACTCCGTTTCCATCGTATCCAAAACGTGCTGCCTTCCATACGAAAGGCAATGTAAGAGAACTGTTTAGGTATGCGTGTTTTACTTCTTCTCGGGAAACAAAACGATAAAATGCAGTTGTAGGGATTTGATGATCCGTGTAAAATAATTTTTGTTTTATTTTATCTTGGATAATTCTGATATTTTTTGGTTTTGGATAAATAGTCAACCCTTCTGATTCCAATTTGTCAAGTGCATCAATATGGACATTCTCAATTTCAATGGTCAACAGATCTACTTGTTTTCCAAAACGATAAACAGTGTCGAAATCCAACAAATCGCCTTGATGAAATTCATTACAAATTTCTGCACAGGGAGCCTCATTTGAAGCATCTAAAACAACAGTATAGATATCCCATTTTTGAGTTTCCCGCAATAACATTTTACCTAACTGCCCTCCTCCTAAAACGCCTAATTTAAAATGGGAAGAAAAATAATCTTTCAAAATAATTATCGATATTTTTGTGCAAAAATAATAATCTAGCCCGTAAAGAACGATTAAAAATTAGTAATTCTGATAACCGTAGGGGTGATGATTTGAACAGCGTATTCTTTTGCAAAACAAGTTGCATCCTGTGTAAGCGGAGAACCATTTAAAATATTATATTCATTAGCATCGCAAGTACATTTTAAAATGATACTGTTTTCGACAATCATAGGGCTACATGTTGCCTGATCCTGCTCCGGACAACGCCTGTCATATGCTTTAAATTGAGAACCGTTTAAGTTAAAAATAACAATGCCGTTATGCCCTCCGGTTGTATAACTCCATCCGCCCGGAACTCTCGCATTAATGAATTGCGGTAACTCTAAATTTATGATTTCTTCAACAATAATATTTGTAAAACAACTATCTGCAACCCCGTCGTTACTACAACTACAAGTCGCTATCAAGAGAAAATAAAAAAATCTTTTCACTAGTAAAAAAATTAATACTATACTTTAAACGAAGCCTATTTACAAATATTTTGTACATTTGTTATCTGGTCTCATACTGATAAAAGTAATGAGATTTTCTGTTTTTAACAACAGCATTAAAAGCTGTTACAGGCGGATTAATTTTTAATTTACAGTAGATTATGAGTGAAATTTCGTATTACACAGAAGAAGGGCTAAAAAAGTTAAAAGACGAGCTTTTACAATTAGAACAAGAAGAAAGGCCAAGAGTGACACAAGAAATTGCCGAGGCAAGAGATAAAGGTGATTTAAGCGAAAATGCCGAATACCACGCAGCAAAAGAAGAGCAGTCTTTATTGGAAACGAAGATTGCCAAACTAAAAAATGTAGTGGCAAATGCCAGAATCATAGACGAATCTCAATTAGACGCTTCAAAAGCCTTAATTCATTCCCATGTGAAAATAAAAAATACTGCTAACGGAACAGAATTTACCTATACGCTGGTTGCAGATTCCGAATCGGATATCAGAAATCATAAACTTTCGGTAAACTCTCCCATAGGAAAAGGGTTGTTGGGAAAACAGGAAGGAGATATTGCAGAAATTCAGGTCCCCAAGGGCATTATGAAATTTGAAATTATAGAAGTTTTCAGGTAAAATAAGTAATATTTTGGTTGCAAATTAGTACACATTACGAACATATGAGCATTTTTACTCGGATCATACAAGGAAAAATTCCCGGTTATAAAGTAGCTGAAAATGAGGAGTACTTTGCTTTTTTGGATATTCGTCCAAATGCAAAAGGGCATACCCTGGTAGTACCCAAAAAAGAAGCGGATAAGATTTTTGATCTGGATATGAACACATACACCGGATTGATGCAGTTTTCATATCGTGTGGCAAAAGCCATAGAAAAAACCGTCTCCTGTAAGAGAGTTGGGATGAGTGTTGTAGGTCTGGAAGTGCCACATACGCATGTACATCTGATTCCCATTAATCAAATGGCAGATATGCAATTTGTAAAAAAAGAGACCTTCAGTCATGAAGAGTTTACTGCACTGGCAAATGCCATTTCAGAAAACTTTGTATAGTTGAATTTGAATACTCGTTCCTTTACTTGTTTCGGATTTTAGTACAAAGATTTTTCCTTTATGGTAATCTTCTATAATTCGTTTGGACAGTGATAATCCCAGACCCCAACCCCGTTTTTTGGTAGTAAACCCGGGTTTAAAAATTTTCTTATATAACGATCTGGGTATTCCTTTCCCTGTGTCTGAAACCGTAATTTTTACTTTTTTGTCAGATGATTCCGTTTGTAATGTTAATACTCCTTTTCCTTTCATAGCGTCTACTGAATTCTTTATCAGGTTTTCTATTACCCAACTAAATAATTCGGTGTTTACATGCATATAAGTATTACCATTAATTTTATTTATAAAATGAAATGCAATTTGTTTAGAGCTCCGTCTTTCCAGATAATCAAAAGATGTTTTGGTAACAGCAACGATATCTACCTGTTTTAACTCCGGTACAGACCCAATCTTAGAAAATCGATTTGCAATGGTATTTAGCCTTTCAACATCTTTTTCTATTTCTTCTATATACTCATCATGTGTATGTTTTTGTTTTAAGATAGCAATCCACCCCAGCAAAGAAGATAAAGGTGTACCTATCTGATGTGCTGTTTCCTTTGCCATTCCCGTCCATAACTTATTCTGTTCGGAAACTTTACTGGTGTTGAAGAACATATAAATAACCGTCAGGAATAACACAATAATCAAAATGAGTGCCAGCGGATAATAGCTTAACCTGTTTAATAAATCCGAATTTCGATAATAAATATATTGCTTGCTTTTTCCTTTATAACTGATTTCTATAGGGGTATTTTCTCTTTTCATAATCTCTAATTGCCGCTTTAAATAATTGGGCTTTTTTGCTTTTATGGAATCTAAATTCCGATACCCCTCTTCACCCTTTAAAATATTTCCGTCTTGATCAACTAAAATCATGGGAATATTATTATTACTTGAAATAATGGCAAAAGACAATTCGGCATCCGCTTCCAAATCCAAATTATTTAACTGCTTCTGAGCAATGGCTATAATTTCCATCTTAAGACGTTCTTCCGTCTTAAATTTTTGGAAAAATATAAATGTATTCCAGAGAATTAAAGAAACGATGACAACCGAAATTGCAATGGCAATTCGTTTTAAAACAATAGTATTTTCAAATACAGACATAGGTCAAAAGTACATGAATTTTTTCATTTGAAAATTCACAAAAAACAAATGAAAAAAATTTATGGACTAACGAAGTGGTTGCTGAAGTGAAACTAAATTTTGTATTTTTTTTAATCAAAATTTAGTTTTTTACAGAAGAAATATAACTATTATGGCATATAACTACTTTGCAAATTTGATAGTGAACTCGTTTAGACTTTTTGGGTTTAAGCGAAAATTAGAAGTTTTTAGCTCTGTTGAAGGCTTTTTTTGAGTTGCATAGCGCTACGGAAGGAAAAAAAGACAAAAACAGAGCGGAAAACAGCAATTTTTTAGCAAATTCAAAAAGTCTAAACGAGTTCATTATATTTACATTCAATAAAAATGTAGTGCATGCTCTCTATAGATTCAAAAGAAATTGCAACCGGTAAGTTACACAGCTATTTATTAGATGCCGTAGCACCACGACCCATTGCGCTTGCCAGTACAATTAGCGAAAACGAATCGCCTAATTTGTCTCCGTTTAGCTTCTTTAATGTTTTTAGTTCCAATCCTCCGTTGTTGGTATTTTCTCCGGCCAGGAGAGTGCGGGATAATACCACGAAACACACTCTGGAAAATGCGGAGAAAACAAAAGAAGTGGTGGTGAATGTTGTTACTTATGATATGGTACAGCAAGTATCTTTAAGTAGTACCGAGTATGCCAAAGGTGTAAATGAGTTTATAAAAGCAGGGTTCACAATGTTACCCTCAGATCTTATCAAACCTTTTAGAGTAGCGGAATCTCCCGTACAATTTGAATGTAAGGTTAACGATATTATATACACGGGAACAGAAGGTGGTGCGGGAAATTTAATAGTTTGTGAAATTTTAAAAATTCATATCTCTGAAACCGTATTAGACGAAAATAACACTATAGATCAATATAAAATTGATTTGGTTGGAAGAGCAGGCGGAAATTTTTATACCAGAGCAAAAGATGGGTTTTTTGAAATCCCAAAACCTGTTGCCACACTTGGGGTAGGAGTGGATATGATCCCGGAAACGATACGAAATAGCAGTGTGTTAACAGGAAATAATTTAGGAGTATTGGGGAATGTGCCATCGATCCCAACACAGGTAGATGTTGATAACTTTACTAAAGAACATCCGGAGTTTATAGGGCTGGAAGAATTAAAAAAACATACATTTGCACAAGCGTATTTAAATAAAAATGATGTAGAAAGTGCCTGGAAAGTACTTTTAATAAAATAAAAAATATGGAAGTTATAGGTAAAATTAAGCTAATTGGCGAAACCCAGACTTTTGGAAATAACGGTTTTAGAAAAAGAGAATTGGTAGTTACTACTGACGAGCAGTATCCTCAAATGATCCTTATTGAGTTCATTCAGGATAAAGTAGAACTTTTAAATAATTATACTGCAGGGCAGGATGTAAAAGTTTCTATCAATCTAAGAGGTAGAGAGTGGATTAATCCGGAAGGAGAAGCAAAATATTTTAATTCTGTTCAGGGCTGGCGAATTGAAAGTTTAACCCAACCGACACCTGCCCAGCAATTGCCTCCTACAGAGCAATTTGAACCGGCTCCTGATTTAACAAGCGAAGAACCGGATGATTTGCCATTTTAAATCTGCCCCGAAAAGTTCAAAAATTGAAATAAATTGAGGTTGCGTCAGGAATCTTTTTTAGGCATTGGCCCACGTAAGTGGACAATGAGCCCATTTAAAAAGTTCCGTAGTATTTGATCTCCGCATTCCATGTATTTAGGGTGGTTTTTATTTCTAAAGAAAGCCCCTAGTTCTGATTTCGAAACCTTAAAATCTACCAAAGCGCAAATGCTTACAATATCTTCATCACGTAATTTATGCGCAACTCTTAGTTTTTTTAAAATATCGTTATTTGTTAATCCCATAAAGCTAACTTACCACTTTGAAAATTGCCCAGGCATAGACAGCAAAACGTAAAAATCTGAACAATCCAAAAAACACAACCCCTTTAAAAGGGTATTTAATCATACCCGCAGCCATACAGGTAATGGAAAACGGAACCGGTAGCATTGCTCCTACAACAATTAAAAAACCGCCCCATTTACGGGTATTTTTAATTTGTTTTTCCATTTTTATCTCCAGATAATTTTTAAAACGGTTTATTTTTAATACCACTTTGCCGATAAAATAAGAAATCATACCTCCACTATA
This window of the Flavobacteriaceae bacterium genome carries:
- the greA gene encoding transcription elongation factor GreA; the encoded protein is MSEISYYTEEGLKKLKDELLQLEQEERPRVTQEIAEARDKGDLSENAEYHAAKEEQSLLETKIAKLKNVVANARIIDESQLDASKALIHSHVKIKNTANGTEFTYTLVADSESDIRNHKLSVNSPIGKGLLGKQEGDIAEIQVPKGIMKFEIIEVFR
- a CDS encoding helix-turn-helix domain-containing protein; the encoded protein is MSTIFGNRLKTLREKQKIPQRQLASVLEIDTATYCKIEKGDRRAKRKQVATLAELLQTDTKELLRLWSADKVYDLIADEDEATQILNVVAENITYYKRQKTKA
- a CDS encoding sensor histidine kinase codes for the protein MSVFENTIVLKRIAIAISVVIVSLILWNTFIFFQKFKTEERLKMEIIAIAQKQLNNLDLEADAELSFAIISSNNNIPMILVDQDGNILKGEEGYRNLDSIKAKKPNYLKRQLEIMKRENTPIEISYKGKSKQYIYYRNSDLLNRLSYYPLALILIIVLFLTVIYMFFNTSKVSEQNKLWTGMAKETAHQIGTPLSSLLGWIAILKQKHTHDEYIEEIEKDVERLNTIANRFSKIGSVPELKQVDIVAVTKTSFDYLERRSSKQIAFHFINKINGNTYMHVNTELFSWVIENLIKNSVDAMKGKGVLTLQTESSDKKVKITVSDTGKGIPRSLYKKIFKPGFTTKKRGWGLGLSLSKRIIEDYHKGKIFVLKSETSKGTSIQIQLYKVF
- a CDS encoding flavin reductase family protein, which encodes MLSIDSKEIATGKLHSYLLDAVAPRPIALASTISENESPNLSPFSFFNVFSSNPPLLVFSPARRVRDNTTKHTLENAEKTKEVVVNVVTYDMVQQVSLSSTEYAKGVNEFIKAGFTMLPSDLIKPFRVAESPVQFECKVNDIIYTGTEGGAGNLIVCEILKIHISETVLDENNTIDQYKIDLVGRAGGNFYTRAKDGFFEIPKPVATLGVGVDMIPETIRNSSVLTGNNLGVLGNVPSIPTQVDVDNFTKEHPEFIGLEELKKHTFAQAYLNKNDVESAWKVLLIK
- a CDS encoding HIT domain-containing protein, which produces MSIFTRIIQGKIPGYKVAENEEYFAFLDIRPNAKGHTLVVPKKEADKIFDLDMNTYTGLMQFSYRVAKAIEKTVSCKRVGMSVVGLEVPHTHVHLIPINQMADMQFVKKETFSHEEFTALANAISENFV
- a CDS encoding DUF3127 domain-containing protein, which codes for MEVIGKIKLIGETQTFGNNGFRKRELVVTTDEQYPQMILIEFIQDKVELLNNYTAGQDVKVSINLRGREWINPEGEAKYFNSVQGWRIESLTQPTPAQQLPPTEQFEPAPDLTSEEPDDLPF
- a CDS encoding Dam family site-specific DNA-(adenine-N6)-methyltransferase; its protein translation is MKPLVKYRGGKSKEIPYIEKHIPDFNGRYIAPFFGGGALFFHLGPKKAIINDINSKLMDFYKDVKSDFKTLKKELFEIEKTYKTNRKKFEELKAKTPTERVPDENETLYYQIRDMFNDLVEKKYSDALLYFFINKTAYSGMVRYNSKGEFNVPYGRYKNLNTSLVTKNHNQLLANTEIYNFDYKAIFEMAREDDFMFLDPPYDCVFSDYGNIEYKDGFNEKNHTELANAYKELNCKALMVIGRTPLTEKLYGDMIVDEYGKSYAVNIKNIFKAEASHILISNYGNEALKREPKLILEEESASYGQN
- a CDS encoding 5-(carboxyamino)imidazole ribonucleotide synthase, which produces MKDYFSSHFKLGVLGGGQLGKMLLRETQKWDIYTVVLDASNEAPCAEICNEFHQGDLLDFDTVYRFGKQVDLLTIEIENVHIDALDKLESEGLTIYPKPKNIRIIQDKIKQKLFYTDHQIPTTAFYRFVSREEVKHAYLNSSLTLPFVWKAARFGYDGNGVKVIRNHADLERLPNVACIAEELVPFKNELAVIIARNLNGETKTYPVVEMEFHPEANQVEYVICPARIDATIAKEAQKIALKVADAFDFVGLLAVEMFQTHENKIVVNEVAPRTHNSGHYSIEAGYTSQFEQHLRSILNLPLGNTASKVAGVMVNLVGEEGYTGEVIYENIETILAMEGVTPHIYGKKITKPFRKMGHVTTVNEDVNEARKIAQQVKETVRVISK
- a CDS encoding DUF1456 family protein, encoding MGLTNNDILKKLRVAHKLRDEDIVSICALVDFKVSKSELGAFFRNKNHPKYMECGDQILRNFLNGLIVHLRGPMPKKDS